A genomic window from Corvus hawaiiensis isolate bCorHaw1 chromosome 29, bCorHaw1.pri.cur, whole genome shotgun sequence includes:
- the USP21 gene encoding ubiquitin carboxyl-terminal hydrolase 21: MADVVATGNGCQGNGVASGDAHHGDPEDDPDGIHIVAFAEGDDPDGFEFLETLKEVARDKRGDPKFSILWIDPDDFPLGPRRRDAVSRPPGAGGCPAMPQASEHRLGRARDPGAVVTAQPRAGTPPAQRPPGTEPGAPCGPQRAVPGPQTAPAAPPGPRPPPDDPRPKKLELERGRAAKRGDPPPRGPGGRRGPVKADHGVRVPGGAPQVPGSASFSLPSAAERRRTRAAVAEEVAAVSPVVPSRAEDVAVALSRLVLRDCGHPLGAGALALRRSSSLRRVTVAPGPDGKATPPLLSVRPESGPRTRTDPPYGHGPGSPAPGRTEDKATATHHTLLLGSGHVGLRNLGNTCFMNAVLQCLSSTKPLRDYCLRRDFQQEQPPGPRAPQELTEAFADVIAALWHPDSSEAVNPGRFKAVFQKYVPSFTGYSQQDAQEFLKFFMDRLHVEINRKGRRTPSILSDTRRPPALEDPETLSDDERANQMWKRYLEREDSKIVDLFVGQLKSCLKCQACGYRSTTFEVFCDLSLPIPKKSFAGGKVSLHDCFSLFTKEEELDSENAPVCDKCRQRTRSTKKLTIQRFPRILVLHLNRFSTTRYSIKKCSVFVDFPLQQLNLREFASEKAGSPVYSLYALCNHSGSVHYGHYTAFCRDPAGWRVYNDSRVSPISENQVPSSEGYVLFYELEEPPGRRP, from the exons ATGGCGGATGTGGTTGCCACGGGCAACGGTTGCCAAGGAAATGGGGTTGCCTCGGGAGATGCTCACCATGGGGATCCG GAGGATGACCCGGACGGGATCCACATCGTGGCCTTCGCTGAGGGCGATGATCCCG aTGGGTTCGAGTTCCTGGAGACCCTGAAGGAGGTGGCTCGGGACAAGAGGGGCGATCCCAAATTCAGCATCCTGTGGATCGATCCCGATGATTTCCCTCTG GGCCCCCGCCGACGGGACGCTGTGTCCCGGCCGCCGGGCGCAGGGGGCT GCCCCGCCATGCCCCAGGCCTCGGAGCACCGCCTGGGCCGCGCCAGGGACCCCGGCGCCGTGGTGACCGCGCAGCCCCGGGCGGGCACCCCGCCTGCCCAGCGGCCACCGGGCACTGAGCCAGGAGCGCCATGCGGCCCCCAACGGGCTGTCCCCGGCCCCCAAACTGCGCCTGCtgccccccccggcccccgccccccgcccgatGACCCCCGCCCCaagaagctggagctggagcggggccgggcggccaaGCGCGGGGATCCCCCCCCCCGCGGGCCGGGGGGTCGCCGGGGGCCCGTGAAGGCCGATCACGGCGTGCGGGTGCCCGGGGGTGCCCCGCAGGTGCCCGGCAGTgcctccttctccctgcccagcGCGGCCGAGCGGCGCCGGA CCAGGGCGGCGGTGGCGGAGGAGGTGGCAGCGGTGTCCCCGGTTGTCCCCAGCCGCGCCGAGGACGTGGCGGTGGCGCTGAGCCGGCTGGTGCTGAGGGACTGCGGGCACCCGCTGGGCGCCGGCGCGCTGGCGCTCCGGAGGAGCTCCTCGCTCCGCAGGGTCACCGTGGCCCCCGGGCCCGACGGCAAAGCCACCCCGCCGCTGCTGTCCGTGCGTCCCGAGAGCGGCCCCCGCACCCGCACGGACCCCCCGTACGGCCacggccccggcagccccgcgCCCGGCCGGACCGAGGACAAGGCGACCGCC ACGCACCACACGCTGCTGCTGGGCTCGGGCCACGTCGGCCTCAGGAATTTGGGCAACACG tgctTCATGAATGCGGTGCTGCAGTGCCTGAGCAGCACCAAACCGCTGCGGGACTACTGCCTGCGCCGGGacttccagcaggagcagccccccGGCCCCCGTGCCCCCCAGGAGCTCACCGAAG CCTTCGCCGATGTCATCGCCGCTCTCTGGCACCCCGACTCCTCCGAGGCCGTCAACCCCGGGCGCTTCAAGGCCGTGTTCCAAAAATACGTCCCCTCCTTCACGGGCTACAG CCAGCAGGACGCCCAGGAATTCCTCAAGTTCTTCATGGACCGGCTGCACGTGGAGATCAACAGGAAGGGCCGGCGGACCCCCAGCATCCTGTCGGACACACGGAGACCCCCGGCCCTGGAGGACCCCGAAACGCTCAG CGACGACGAACGCGCCAACCAGATGTGGAAGCGCTACCTGGAGAGGGAGGACAGCAAGATCGTGG ATCTCTTTGTGGGGCAGCTGAAGAGCTGCCTCAAGTGCCAGGCCTGCGGCTACCGCTCCACCACCTTCGAGGTGTTCTGCGACCTCTCGCTGCCCATCCCAAAG AAAAGCTTTGCCGGGGGGAAAGTGTCGCTCCACGATTGCTTCAGCCTCTTCAccaaggaggaggagctggactCGGAGAACGCCCCG GTGTGTGACAAGTGCCGGCAGCGGACACGGAGCACGAAGAAGTTGACGATCCAGCGCTTCCCACGCATCCTGGTGCTCC ACCTGAACCGGTTCTCCACCACGCGCTACTCCATTAAGAAATGCTCCGTCTTCGTGGACTTCCCGCTGCAGCAGCTCAACCTGCGCGAGTTCGCCAGCGAGAAGGCGG GCAGCCCCGTCTACAGCCTGTACGCGCTGTGCAACCACTCGGGCAGCGTCCACTACGGCCACTACACGGCCTTCTGCCGCGACCCGGCCGGCTGGCGCGTCTACAACGACTCCCG CGTCTCGCCCATCAGCGAGAACCAGGTGCCGTCCAGCGAGGGCTACGTGCTGTTCTACGAGCTGGAGGAGCCCCCCGGCCGCAGACCCTGA